One segment of Scyliorhinus torazame isolate Kashiwa2021f chromosome 14, sScyTor2.1, whole genome shotgun sequence DNA contains the following:
- the LOC140390211 gene encoding uncharacterized protein, which yields MIHGENVEMDLETLGRPFRLGMLYDCRSDALIPGVTLWDIETLKKDIDGHSQRNTEFHLIASDSIETKTSALNVNGSLKASFLSGLVEVKGSAKYLNDTKRSKRQAQVTLQYRTTTRFEQLTMSHLGRQNVTHPDVFDQGTATHVVTAVLYGAQAFFVFDKEVSATQNLQDIQDNLEEMIEEIPKIAIEGQASLKMRDDQKSTSQKCSCSFYEDFCLDTNPTTFQDAINIYRTLPKLLGRDGAHAVPMRVWLYPLNKLDSKAAQLVRDISVGLVNRCQSVLEQLNEAVMRCNDMMGDSVTAQFPEIGNRIMKFREMCLEYKLVFQKTLSRVLPSIRGGGEEEGSLVDILNNKEQSPFKHQSLTKWLDDQEQEMNVVRSYLSILTDIHFVKSRRELDREVLDSQTEYVVCFSFTSLHQEDFYLSEADSYLQSHTAEKIQIPNPANRVSAEHHTQQWFNSAPVCQKMRERSRLFLDFATGNRARGKTKFIVAPVQDDSNVGASIYLYERGIVVSHCFEPPSQPERPVVSGTTQDSVTLQFQPPRYGTGEIVGYRVEYRATQQEEWTTVDTSDKSKSFTISGLQPHQEYQFQYRAVTKAGVSPVSESYSVTTLPTPSNKKNEIMEEIKSKGSAHHYAANRGPRELSDSIKTENKPKRLAEKLCRESTLTANGNPSIYTLPLEKKKLDKDGQCLKCSFGKPTRKHSARTIMVLGATGAGKTTLINGMINYILGVEWEDNFRYKLIDEGTGRSQAESQTSSITAYELHHREGFQIDYSLTIIDTPGFGDTGGITRDKLITDRIREFFTSPEGVDHIDAVCFVVQASLARLTQTQKYIFDSILSIFGKDIADNIQILVTFADGQVPPVLEAIKVAEVPCPKDKNGFPVHFKFNNSAVFAQSSASGNSANRSSPDGSDEGEGDNFDSMFWKMGSISMKTFFSALTKMETKSLLLTKEVLGERQHLQAAITGLQPQINTGLTKLEEIRKTKQALNQHQVDLDANKDFEYEIETTVPVQMDITGSGKYITNCQKCHFTCHYPCKIPNDDGKKRCTAMDHDGYCAVCPNKCIWNVHFNQKYRFEYEIRKEKRTYSELKEKYEKASGEKMTQQRILEKLQQEFDDVQDVVLDLIEKSSQSILRLEEIALRPNPLSTPVYIDLLIQSEKEEAKSGFMERIQSLNEVKKQAQLIAKVAGKEELLPEEWKEYQAGKERAKERKGVKGRVSNMCQWISDKANQFGVC from the exons ATGATTCATGGAGAAAACGTGGAGATGGATCTGGAAACTCTAGGCCGTCCGTTCAGGCTGGGAATGCTGTACGACTGCCGATCTGACGCTCTGATCCCAG GAGTCACATTGTGGGACATCGAGACCCTGAAAAAGGACATTGATGGACATTCTCAGCGCAACACAGAGTTTCACCTCATTGCATCTGACTCCATCGAGACAAAAACCTCGGCTCTGAATGTGAACGGATCACTGAAAGCAAGTTTCTTGTCTGGATTGGTCGAGGTGAAAGGATCAGCGAAATATCTCAATGACACAAAGAGATCGAAGCGACAGGCCCAAGTGACCCTTCAATACCGAACAACAACCAGGTTTGAGCAGCTGACAATGAGTCACTTAGGGAGGCAGAATGTAACCCACCCGGATGTGTTTGATCAGGGAACAGCAACTCACGTGGTTACAGCAGTGCTGTACGGAGCTCAGGCTTTCTTTGTGTTTGATAAAGAGGTCTCTGCAACACAGAACCTGCAGGATATTCAGGATAACCTGGAGGAGATGATTGAAGAAATTCCTAAGATTGCAATCGAGGGTCAGGCTTCCCTAAAAATGAGAGATGACCAAAAATCCACCAGCCAGAAATGCAGCTGCAGCTTTTATGAGGATTTCTGCCTGGATACCAATCCCACCACATTCCAAGATGCCATTAACATCTACAGAACCCTCCCAAAGTTACTGGGACGGGATGGAGCGCACGCAGTGCCCATGAGAGTCTGGCTCTACCCACTCAACAAACTGGACTCCAAAGCTGCTCAGCTGGTACGAGACATCAGTGTCGGACTGGTCAATCGCTGCCAGTCTGTGCTGGAGCAGCTCAATGAGGCAGTGATGAGATGCAATGATATGATGGGAGACAGTGTCACTGCTCAATTTCCAGAGATTGGGAACAGGATAATGAAATTCCGAGAGATGTGTCTGGAGTACAAACTGGTTTTCCAGAAGACTTTATCCAGAGTGTTACCATCTATCcgtggaggtggggaggaggaggggtcacTGGTGGATATTCTGAATAACAAGGAACAGTCACCATTCAAACACCAGTCACTGACCAAATGGCTGGatgaccaggagcaggaaatgaATGTGGTGAGATCTTATCTCTCGATATTGACAGATATACACTTTGTGAAATCAAGGCGTGAGTTGGATAGAGAAGTGTTGGATTCACAGACAGAGTATGTGGTCTGCTTCTCATTCACATCACTGCATCAAGAGGATTTCTATCTGTCAGAAGCAGACAGTTACCTACAATCTCACACAGCTGAGAAAATACAGATACCAAATCCTGCTAACCGGGTTAGTGCAGAACATCACACCCAGCAGTGGTTTAACTCAGCACCTGTATGCCAGAAGATGAGGGAGCGTTCTCGATTATTCCTGGATTTTGCCACAGGCAACAGAGCACGAGGGAAAACAAAGTTCATTGTTGCTCCTGTGCAGGATGACAGTAACGTGGGAGCATCGATTTACCTGTAtgagagagggattgtggtcagtcacTGCTTCGAACCCCCgtcacagccagagagacctgtggttAGTGGAACAACACAGGACAGTGTGACCCTCCAATTCCAGCCACCGAGATACGGTACTGGTGAGATTGTTGGGTACAGGGTGGAGTACCGAGCTACCCAACAGGAGGAATGGACAACTGTGGATACATCCGATAAATCCAAATCCTTCACAATATCCGGGTTACAGCCACACCAAGAATATCAATTCCAATACAGAGCAGTGACCAAGGCAGGGGTCAGTCCggtcagtgagagttacagtgtcaCCACACTTCCTACACCCTCCAACAAGAAAAATGAAATAATGGAGGAAATAAAGTCAAAAGGCAGTGCACATCATTATGCTGCTAACCGGGGACCTCGTGAATTAAGTGattcaataaaaacagaaaataaacCAAAGAGACTAGCTGAGAAACTTTGCAGAGAAAGTACATTAACAGCCAATGGGAACCCTTCCATTTACACCCTCCCCTTGGAGAAGAAGAAACTTGACAAGGATGGACAGTGTCTAAAATGCTCCTTTGGAAAACCCACCAGAAAACACAGTGCCAGGACAATTATGGTTCTTGGAGCAACAGGAGCAGGAAAAACAACCCTCATCAACGGAATGATCAACTACATCCTGGGTGTGGAATGGGAGGACAATTTCAGATATAAATTAATAGATGAAGGAACAGGAAGATCCCAGGCTGAAAGTCAGACATCCTCAATCACTGCCTATGAACTCCaccatcgagaaggattccagattGATTACTCTCTCACTATCATTGACACACCGGGATTCGGAGATACTGGGGGAATAACCCGAGATAAACTGATCACTGACCGGATCCGAGAGTTCTTTACTTCCCCAGAAGGTGTTGATCACATCGATGCCGTGTGTTTTGTTGTTCAAGCCTCATTGGCTCGTCTGACTCAGACACAGAAATATATCTTTGATTCAATTCTTTCCATTTTTGGTAAAGATATTGCTGACAATATCCAAATCCTGGTGACATTTGCAGATGGGCAGGTTCCCCCTGTTCTGGAGGCCATCAAAGTTGCTGAGGTACCGTGTCCCAAAGATAAAAATGGTTTTCCAGTTCACTTCAAGTTCAATAATTCAGCCGTATTTGCTCAAAGTTCAGCTTCTGGAAACTCTGCCAACAGGAGCAGTCCTGATGGTAGCgatgagggggagggtgataaCTTTGATTCGATGTTCTGGAAGATGGGATCGATCAGTATGAAGACATTTTTTTCAGCTCTGACCAAAATGGAAACAAAGAGTTTACTCTTAACAAAGGAGGTCCTTGGGGAGCGTCAGCATCTGCAGGCTGCGATCACGGGATTACAGCCGCAGATCAATACGGGTCTGACAAAACTGGAGGAGATCAGGAAGACAAAACAAGCTTTGAACCAACACCAGGTCGATCTGGATGCAAATAAAGATTTTGAATATGAAATTGAAACCACAGTTCCAGTACAGATGGATATCACTGGGAGCGGTAAATACATAACCAATTGTCAGAAATGTCACTTCACCTGTCACTATCCCTGCAAAATCCCGAATGATGATGGTAAAAAGAGATGCACAGCAATGGACCATGATGGTTACTGCGCAGTCTGTCCCAATAAATGTATCTGGAATGTTCATTTCAACCAAAAGTACAGATTTGAATATGAAATCAGAAAGGAGAAGAGGACATACAGTGAGCTGAAGGAAAAGTATGAAAAGGCATCTGGTGAAAAGATGACACAGCAGAGAATCCTGGAGAAACTTCAGCAGGAATTTGATGATGTTCAGGATGTCGTGTTGGAtttaattgaaaaatcatcccaaagcattttaagaCTTGAAGAAATCGCTCTCCGACCAAACCCATTGTCAACCCCAGTTTACATCGATCTGCTGATTCAATCTGAGAAAGAGGAGGCGAAGTCTGGGTTCATGGAGAGAATCCAGTCTCTGAACGAAGTCAAGAAACAGGCTCAGTTAATCGCAAAAGTTGCCGGGAAAGAGGAGCTGTTACCAGAGGAATGGAAAGAATatcaagctggaaaggaaaggGCAAAGGAAAGAAAAGGTGTTAAAGGAAGGGTGTCTAATATGTGCCAATGGATCAGTGATAAAGCCAATCAATTTGGAGTTTGTTGA